In Bacillota bacterium, a single window of DNA contains:
- a CDS encoding 2Fe-2S iron-sulfur cluster-binding protein, with amino-acid sequence MPVVEFQPLGRRVQVPEGTTVLGAVQLLGRELGDWGVVATCGGHGRCGRCLVRVVGGAVSGADEQELELLARQGAVGYRLACRVRVVGDVRVEIDRLRGGDRLQVAGVLGAREVRPRPAVRQVQFRLDPPEVGERAGDADRVAEAVGARLRHDLELLRVLSDDLRRWDFGGWAVIRGGEVIAVRPWCAPFLGLAVDLGTTKVAAYLVDLDSGEVVESGAILNPQIAYGEDVVSRLGYASVSADNYRRIRGAVVEGLNGLAAELCRRVGCETADICEAVVCGNTAMHHLLLGLPVGQLVRAPYVP; translated from the coding sequence GTGCCCGTAGTTGAGTTTCAGCCGCTCGGCCGGCGGGTGCAGGTGCCCGAGGGGACCACGGTGCTGGGGGCCGTGCAACTGCTCGGTCGTGAGCTGGGTGACTGGGGTGTGGTTGCCACCTGCGGGGGTCACGGGAGGTGCGGTCGGTGCCTGGTGCGGGTTGTGGGTGGGGCCGTATCGGGTGCCGACGAGCAGGAGCTGGAGCTCCTGGCGCGGCAGGGTGCCGTGGGGTACCGGCTGGCGTGCCGGGTAAGGGTGGTCGGGGACGTGCGGGTGGAGATCGACCGCCTGAGGGGGGGAGACCGCCTTCAGGTGGCGGGAGTCCTGGGGGCGCGCGAGGTGCGCCCCCGGCCCGCGGTCAGGCAGGTGCAGTTCCGGCTTGATCCGCCGGAGGTCGGCGAGCGCGCGGGCGATGCGGACAGGGTGGCCGAGGCAGTCGGTGCCCGGCTGCGCCACGATCTGGAGCTGCTGCGGGTATTGTCAGACGATCTGAGGCGCTGGGATTTCGGGGGGTGGGCGGTGATCCGCGGTGGCGAGGTCATCGCGGTGCGGCCGTGGTGTGCGCCTTTTTTGGGCCTGGCGGTTGACCTGGGGACGACGAAGGTGGCGGCGTACCTGGTCGACCTGGACAGCGGTGAGGTCGTGGAGTCGGGGGCGATCCTCAATCCCCAGATAGCTTACGGCGAGGACGTGGTATCGCGGCTGGGCTATGCTTCCGTGTCGGCGGATAACTACCGCCGCATCCGGGGTGCGGTGGTGGAGGGGCTGAACGGTCTGGCCGCGGAGTTGTGCCGGCGGGTCGGATGCGAGACGGCTGACATTTGCGAAGCGGTGGTGTGCGGGAACACGGCCATGCACCACCTGCTGCTGGGGTTGCCGGTGGGGCAGCTGGTACGCGCTCCCTATGTGCCGG